In one Thioclava sp. ES.031 genomic region, the following are encoded:
- a CDS encoding ABC transporter ATP-binding protein — protein sequence MENLIDIRGVTHAYQTKHGPLPVLDHLDIRVPQGEFCAVVGPSGCGKSTLTRLVAGLMKPDQGEVWLHGEKVTSPRKTVGMAFQNPVMLEWRSIIENVMLPLEIVAPGMAKSEKVARAEHLLDMVGLKGFETKRPSELSGGMRQRASLCRAIVHKPDVLIMDEPFGALDNFTREDLWQTMRDLRAAEPFTAVLITHDLRESVFLGDQVIVLSGRPAHTQYVLDVDLPKDRTIDILYEPKAVDMLHLLRDQIRIAQGRDEEMH from the coding sequence ATGGAAAACCTTATCGACATTCGCGGCGTGACCCACGCCTATCAAACCAAGCATGGCCCCCTGCCTGTGCTCGACCATCTCGACATCCGCGTGCCGCAGGGCGAGTTCTGCGCCGTGGTCGGCCCGTCGGGCTGCGGGAAATCCACCCTCACCCGTCTGGTGGCGGGGCTGATGAAGCCCGATCAGGGCGAGGTCTGGCTGCATGGCGAGAAGGTCACCAGCCCGCGCAAGACCGTCGGCATGGCGTTTCAGAACCCGGTGATGCTGGAATGGCGCTCGATCATCGAGAACGTCATGCTGCCCTTGGAGATCGTGGCTCCGGGCATGGCGAAATCCGAGAAGGTCGCGCGCGCCGAGCATCTGCTGGACATGGTGGGCCTGAAGGGGTTCGAGACCAAGCGCCCCTCCGAGCTGTCCGGCGGCATGCGCCAGCGCGCCTCGCTGTGCCGCGCCATCGTGCATAAGCCGGATGTGCTGATCATGGACGAACCCTTCGGCGCGCTCGACAATTTCACCCGCGAGGACCTGTGGCAGACGATGCGCGATCTGCGCGCCGCCGAGCCCTTCACCGCCGTGCTGATCACCCATGACCTGCGCGAGAGCGTGTTCCTCGGCGATCAGGTCATCGTGCTCTCGGGCCGCCCGGCACATACGCAATATGTGCTGGATGTGGACCTGCCGAAGGATCGCACGATCGACATTCTCTACGAGCCGAAAGCCGTCGACATGCTGCATTTGCTGCGCGACCAGATCCGGATCGCTCAGGGCCGCGACGAGGAGATGCACTGA
- a CDS encoding efflux RND transporter periplasmic adaptor subunit, whose translation MTLKLLPLAFAALILPGIALAQDGAITVEPQVVTDWKSVYGQVEAKNTIAARARISGTITALDVTEGDEVKAGQEIGKITDQTLDYQIGAVDAQINALEAQLENAKTELKRGQELQARGVSTSQNVDQLQTQVNVYEGQIAAQKAQRKVYEQQQEFGTVTAPIDGKVVTVPVTKDAVIMGGETIATIGGGGFFLRLSIPERHADTLHMGDTIMITDPDGKEIEGKLAKIYPEIEGGRVQADVEVPDLDSRFVGARLLVKLPMGERDAIVIPQDYVFNRTGLDFVRVKEADGTYLRTVVPGVKVNIDGQDMVEVLTGLNADDTVVPNDEQ comes from the coding sequence ATGACGTTGAAGCTTCTGCCGTTGGCATTCGCCGCGTTGATCCTGCCGGGAATCGCGTTGGCGCAGGACGGGGCGATTACGGTCGAACCGCAGGTCGTGACCGATTGGAAATCTGTCTACGGGCAGGTCGAGGCAAAGAACACGATTGCGGCGCGTGCACGGATTTCCGGCACGATCACCGCACTCGACGTGACCGAGGGCGACGAGGTCAAGGCCGGTCAGGAGATCGGCAAGATCACCGACCAGACGCTCGATTATCAGATCGGCGCGGTCGATGCGCAGATCAATGCGCTCGAAGCGCAGCTGGAAAACGCCAAGACCGAGCTCAAGCGCGGGCAGGAATTGCAGGCGCGCGGCGTCTCGACCTCGCAGAATGTCGACCAGCTTCAGACGCAGGTGAATGTCTACGAGGGCCAGATCGCGGCGCAGAAAGCGCAGCGCAAAGTCTATGAACAGCAGCAGGAATTCGGCACCGTGACCGCGCCGATCGACGGCAAGGTCGTGACCGTTCCGGTCACCAAGGACGCCGTCATCATGGGCGGCGAGACGATCGCGACGATCGGCGGTGGCGGGTTCTTCCTGCGTCTGTCGATCCCCGAGCGCCACGCCGACACGCTGCACATGGGCGACACGATCATGATCACCGATCCCGACGGCAAGGAGATCGAGGGCAAGCTGGCCAAGATCTACCCCGAGATCGAGGGCGGTCGGGTGCAGGCCGATGTCGAAGTGCCCGATCTGGATTCGCGCTTCGTCGGCGCGCGGCTTCTGGTGAAGCTGCCGATGGGCGAGCGTGACGCGATTGTCATCCCGCAGGACTATGTCTTCAACCGCACCGGGCTCGATTTCGTCCGCGTGAAGGAAGCGGACGGCACCTATCTGCGCACGGTCGTGCCGGGCGTTAAGGTCAATATCGACGGCCAGGACATGGTCGAAGTTCTTACCGGTCTGAACGCCGACGACACGGTGGTGCCGAACGATGAGCAATAA
- a CDS encoding glycosyltransferase family 25 protein: protein MEQAVFSPPFAKGELKSMSLSTLPETDWPIVVISLPDAAARKEMISRQLGALDLPFEFLDAIDGRAGLPEEYEASIDRIGTQRHLGRAMTDGEYACALSHLAIYRLILDRDLPGAIVLEDDAILGEGFVQFLRERGYERAPLIQLDHHHARIPRIMGRSLLIESCTLRRLARNALLSTGYAINRHAASFILERAIPLRAPADWPCDLRPLGVLCSDPRLVDHPTGDEDISALGDLRTQLHLEYKRRQKQSFRNERKYLRGAYWKKKWLKMTTIRLS from the coding sequence GTGGAGCAGGCAGTCTTTTCCCCCCCATTTGCTAAGGGCGAATTGAAATCGATGTCTCTCTCGACCCTGCCCGAAACCGACTGGCCCATCGTGGTCATTTCGCTGCCTGACGCGGCTGCGCGAAAAGAGATGATCTCTCGGCAATTAGGCGCACTCGATCTGCCATTCGAATTCCTCGACGCGATCGACGGGCGTGCCGGGCTGCCTGAAGAATACGAAGCCAGCATCGACCGCATCGGAACCCAGAGGCATCTCGGCCGCGCAATGACCGACGGCGAATATGCCTGCGCCCTTTCGCATCTCGCGATTTATCGCCTCATTCTCGACAGAGACCTCCCCGGTGCGATCGTCCTCGAAGACGACGCGATCCTCGGCGAAGGCTTCGTGCAGTTCCTGAGAGAGCGCGGCTACGAGCGAGCACCTCTCATCCAGCTCGATCATCACCACGCGCGCATCCCACGGATCATGGGGCGCTCCCTGCTGATCGAAAGCTGCACGCTCAGGCGTCTCGCGCGCAATGCTCTCCTCTCGACCGGCTATGCGATCAACCGTCACGCCGCCAGTTTCATACTGGAGCGCGCGATCCCTCTGCGCGCCCCGGCGGACTGGCCCTGTGATCTGCGTCCCTTGGGGGTGCTGTGCTCGGATCCGCGTCTTGTCGATCATCCAACTGGAGACGAAGATATTTCGGCACTTGGCGATCTCAGAACACAGTTGCATCTGGAGTATAAGAGGCGCCAAAAGCAGAGTTTTCGGAATGAGCGGAAATACCTCAGGGGCGCTTACTGGAAGAAGAAATGGCTCAAAATGACGACGATACGCCTTTCGTGA
- the serS gene encoding serine--tRNA ligase, translating to MHDIRAIRENPEEFDAQLARRGLSPLSPEILAMDEARRTAIHAAETAKADQNAASKQVGAAKAKGDEAEFERLRALVTEKKAEVAQMQTEAGELDAKLRDLLMTIPNLPLADVPDGADEDENVEVNRWGTPRTFTFDPKEHFELSAVGGEMDFEMAAKLSGSRFVVLKGGVARVHRALAQFMLDLHVDKHDLSENITPVLVRDEAMMGTGQLPKFAEDSYQTTNGWWLIPTAEVTLTNYANGEVMDAAALPQRMCAHTNCFRSEAGSAGKDTSGMLRQHQFEKVEMVTLCTPETAIDEHERMTKCAEAVLEALELPYRRIVLCTGDMGFGAQKTYDLEVWLPGQNTYREISSVSTCGTFQARRMNGRYKPEGGGKPEFIATLNGSGLAVGRCLIAVLENGQEEDGSVTLPACLHPYLGGKTRLVDGKLA from the coding sequence ATGCACGATATCCGCGCAATCCGCGAAAACCCCGAAGAATTCGACGCGCAGCTGGCGCGGCGGGGGCTATCGCCGCTCTCGCCCGAGATTCTCGCGATGGACGAGGCGCGCCGCACGGCGATCCACGCTGCCGAGACCGCGAAAGCCGATCAGAACGCTGCGTCGAAGCAAGTCGGCGCCGCGAAAGCGAAAGGCGACGAGGCCGAATTCGAACGCCTGCGCGCGCTGGTGACCGAGAAGAAAGCCGAAGTCGCGCAAATGCAGACCGAGGCGGGCGAGCTCGACGCCAAGCTGCGCGATCTGCTGATGACGATCCCGAACCTGCCGCTGGCCGATGTGCCCGATGGCGCGGATGAGGACGAGAATGTCGAGGTGAACCGCTGGGGCACGCCGCGCACCTTTACCTTTGATCCGAAAGAGCATTTCGAGCTGTCCGCCGTGGGCGGCGAGATGGATTTCGAGATGGCGGCGAAGCTGTCGGGCTCTCGTTTCGTGGTGCTCAAGGGCGGGGTCGCCCGCGTTCACCGGGCGCTCGCGCAATTCATGCTCGACCTGCATGTCGACAAACATGACCTGTCGGAAAACATCACCCCCGTGCTGGTGCGCGACGAGGCGATGATGGGCACCGGGCAACTGCCGAAATTCGCCGAGGACAGCTATCAGACCACGAATGGCTGGTGGCTGATCCCCACCGCCGAGGTGACGCTGACGAACTACGCCAATGGCGAGGTCATGGACGCCGCCGCCCTGCCCCAGCGCATGTGCGCCCATACCAACTGCTTCCGCTCGGAAGCCGGGTCCGCAGGCAAGGACACCTCGGGCATGCTGCGTCAGCACCAGTTCGAGAAGGTCGAGATGGTGACGCTCTGCACGCCCGAGACCGCGATCGACGAACATGAGCGCATGACGAAATGCGCCGAAGCCGTGCTGGAGGCGCTGGAGCTGCCCTATCGTCGCATCGTGCTCTGCACCGGCGACATGGGGTTCGGTGCGCAGAAGACCTACGATCTCGAGGTCTGGCTGCCGGGTCAGAACACCTATCGCGAAATTTCCTCGGTCTCGACCTGCGGCACCTTCCAGGCGCGGCGGATGAACGGGCGCTACAAGCCCGAGGGTGGCGGCAAGCCCGAATTCATCGCGACGCTGAACGGCTCGGGCCTCGCGGTCGGTCGCTGCCTGATCGCGGTGCTGGAGAACGGTCAGGAAGAGGACGGCTCGGTCACCCTGCCCGCCTGCCTGCACCCCTATCTGGGCGGCAAGACCCGGCTGGTCGACGGCAAGCTGGCCTGA
- a CDS encoding efflux RND transporter permease subunit, which translates to MSNNQGTGPETPEDDEIHVKLGIAGGLTKSFIRSALTPLMILAAIAVGLVALISLPREEEPQISVPMVDIHLQAPGLKAQDAMKLVTEPMETIVQGINEVEHVYSRTQDDYSLVMARFKVGTSSDAAILRVHEKVRANMDKIPKGIPDPVIVGRGIDDVAIVSLTLTGKDGAQVDSDELTRVARELQTEVTKIQNVGLTYLVGDATSEIRIEPEPDKLALYGVTLQQLSNKVTQANRAFNTGNIRHEGKQISLSAGETLTAPSEIAGLLLTTRDNRPVYVADVAKVSYVPDASDHIVSNVQRDANGKIERSPAVTLAIAKRAGSNAVVVAEHILDRVHELHGQLIPDNVEVKVTRDYGETANEKANELLFHLGLATVSIVGLVLVAIGWRESIVVAVVIPVTILLTLFAAYIMGFTLNRVSLFALIFAIGILVDDAIVVIENIARHWAMKTPGSRVTKAIEAVAEVGNPTIVATLTVVAALLPMLFVSGLMGPYMSPIPAVASAAMIFSFFVAVIITPWLMVKVAGKAQLHGHHGDDDAYGGEHAGGKLGRMYSAVARPILKTKGRSGLFLLVVTVLSFGSLGLLYTKHVTVKLLPFDNKSELSVVVDMPAGTSVEGTDAVAQQVAEIVTKLPEVLSVQTHAGTSAPFNFNGLVRHYYLRAQPNQGDVELQLAPKGERDRTSHEIALEIRDKIKAIKLPEGASLKTVEPPPGPPVIATLLAEVYGPTPEMRRDAARRIEKAFKQVPYIVDVDNSFGIQPDKLRATVNSDDLEFYSVSEGDVWDTLGMLNGSTTVGYSHRGQERQPIPIVMERSKSNKVMNEATLSTPIPANVLPGARGVVELGDVVSVDKEKASYPIFRHNGREAEMVTAELAGKFEAPLYGMLAVDDAINNMDWPKGEKPVVSLHGQPQDESHVTLLWDGEWEVTWVTFRDMGAAFAVALLGIYILVVAQFGSFRLPLVILTPVPLTFLGIMLGHWIFHAPFSATSMIGFIALAGIIVRNSILLVDFIRHGSHEGKSPTEVLIEAGAIRFKPILLTAIAAMIGAVVILADPIFQGLAISLLFGLLSSTLLTVLVIPAIYRIFKT; encoded by the coding sequence ATGAGCAATAACCAAGGCACCGGGCCCGAGACGCCCGAAGACGACGAAATCCACGTCAAGCTGGGGATCGCGGGGGGACTCACGAAGTCCTTCATCCGCTCCGCGCTGACGCCGCTGATGATCCTCGCCGCAATCGCGGTGGGTCTGGTCGCGCTGATCTCGCTGCCGCGCGAGGAAGAGCCGCAGATTTCCGTGCCGATGGTGGATATCCACCTGCAGGCGCCGGGCCTGAAGGCGCAGGACGCGATGAAGCTGGTGACCGAGCCGATGGAAACCATCGTGCAGGGCATCAACGAGGTCGAACACGTCTATTCGCGCACGCAGGACGACTACTCGCTGGTGATGGCGCGCTTCAAGGTCGGCACCTCTTCGGATGCCGCGATCCTGCGCGTGCATGAAAAAGTCCGCGCGAATATGGACAAGATCCCGAAAGGCATCCCCGATCCGGTGATCGTGGGCCGCGGGATCGACGATGTGGCAATCGTCTCGCTGACGCTGACCGGCAAGGACGGCGCGCAGGTCGACAGCGACGAGCTGACCCGTGTCGCGCGCGAATTGCAGACCGAGGTCACGAAGATCCAGAACGTCGGCCTGACCTATCTGGTGGGCGACGCCACGAGCGAGATCCGCATCGAGCCCGAGCCCGACAAGCTCGCGCTCTACGGCGTCACGCTGCAGCAGCTCTCGAACAAGGTCACGCAGGCGAACCGCGCCTTCAATACCGGCAATATCCGCCATGAGGGCAAGCAGATCAGCCTCTCGGCAGGGGAGACGCTGACCGCGCCCTCCGAGATCGCGGGCCTTCTGCTGACCACGCGCGACAACCGCCCCGTCTATGTGGCCGATGTCGCGAAGGTCTCCTATGTGCCGGACGCCTCGGACCATATCGTCTCCAACGTGCAGCGCGACGCCAATGGCAAGATCGAGCGCTCGCCTGCCGTGACGCTCGCCATCGCCAAGCGCGCAGGCTCCAACGCCGTGGTCGTGGCCGAGCATATCCTCGACCGCGTGCACGAGCTGCATGGCCAGCTGATCCCCGACAATGTCGAGGTGAAGGTCACCCGCGACTATGGCGAGACCGCGAACGAGAAGGCCAACGAGCTGCTGTTCCACCTTGGCCTCGCGACGGTCTCCATCGTGGGCCTCGTGCTGGTCGCGATCGGCTGGCGGGAATCCATCGTGGTCGCGGTCGTCATTCCGGTGACGATCCTGCTGACGCTGTTTGCGGCCTATATCATGGGCTTCACGCTGAACCGGGTGTCGCTCTTCGCGCTGATCTTCGCGATCGGTATTCTCGTCGATGACGCCATCGTGGTGATCGAGAATATCGCGCGACACTGGGCGATGAAAACGCCCGGCAGCCGTGTGACCAAGGCGATCGAGGCCGTGGCCGAGGTGGGCAACCCCACCATCGTAGCCACCCTGACCGTTGTGGCCGCGCTGCTGCCGATGCTCTTCGTGTCGGGCCTTATGGGGCCTTACATGTCGCCCATTCCGGCGGTGGCCTCGGCGGCTATGATCTTCTCCTTCTTCGTGGCGGTGATCATCACCCCGTGGCTGATGGTGAAGGTTGCAGGCAAGGCGCAGCTGCATGGCCATCACGGCGATGACGACGCCTATGGCGGCGAACATGCGGGCGGCAAGCTCGGTCGGATGTATAGCGCCGTGGCGCGTCCGATCCTGAAGACCAAGGGCCGCTCGGGTCTGTTCCTGCTGGTCGTGACCGTGCTGTCCTTCGGCTCGCTGGGGCTGCTCTACACCAAGCATGTCACCGTGAAACTGCTGCCCTTCGACAACAAGTCCGAACTCTCGGTCGTGGTCGATATGCCTGCGGGCACCTCGGTCGAGGGCACGGATGCGGTCGCTCAGCAGGTGGCCGAGATCGTGACCAAGCTGCCCGAGGTACTCTCGGTGCAGACCCATGCGGGCACCTCCGCGCCGTTCAACTTCAACGGGCTCGTGCGCCACTACTACCTGCGCGCGCAGCCCAATCAGGGCGATGTCGAGCTTCAGCTCGCGCCGAAAGGGGAACGGGACCGCACCAGCCACGAAATCGCGCTGGAGATCCGCGACAAGATCAAGGCGATCAAGCTGCCCGAAGGCGCGAGCCTGAAGACGGTCGAACCGCCGCCCGGTCCGCCGGTGATCGCGACGCTTCTGGCCGAGGTCTATGGCCCGACGCCCGAGATGCGCCGTGACGCGGCCCGCCGGATCGAGAAGGCGTTCAAGCAGGTGCCCTATATCGTCGACGTGGATAACAGCTTCGGCATCCAGCCCGACAAGCTGCGCGCCACGGTCAATTCCGACGATCTGGAGTTCTACTCGGTCTCCGAAGGCGATGTCTGGGACACGCTGGGGATGCTGAACGGTTCGACCACGGTGGGCTATTCCCATCGCGGGCAGGAGCGCCAGCCGATCCCGATCGTGATGGAGCGCTCGAAGTCGAACAAGGTGATGAACGAGGCAACGCTCTCGACGCCGATCCCGGCCAATGTCCTGCCCGGCGCGCGCGGCGTGGTGGAGCTGGGCGACGTGGTCAGCGTCGACAAGGAGAAGGCGTCCTATCCGATCTTCCGCCATAACGGGCGCGAGGCCGAGATGGTCACCGCAGAGCTTGCCGGCAAGTTCGAGGCGCCGCTCTACGGGATGCTCGCCGTCGACGACGCGATCAACAACATGGACTGGCCCAAGGGCGAGAAACCTGTCGTGTCGTTGCATGGCCAGCCGCAGGACGAGAGCCACGTGACGCTTCTGTGGGACGGCGAATGGGAGGTGACCTGGGTGACCTTCCGCGACATGGGCGCAGCCTTCGCGGTGGCGCTTCTGGGGATCTACATCCTCGTCGTCGCGCAGTTCGGCTCGTTCCGCCTGCCGCTGGTGATCCTGACGCCGGTGCCGCTGACCTTCCTCGGGATCATGCTCGGCCACTGGATCTTCCACGCGCCGTTCTCGGCCACGTCGATGATCGGTTTCATCGCGCTGGCGGGGATCATCGTGCGCAACTCGATCCTGCTGGTGGACTTCATCCGCCACGGCAGCCACGAGGGCAAATCGCCGACCGAGGTACTGATCGAGGCGGGGGCCATCCGCTTCAAGCCGATCCTGTTGACCGCGATCGCGGCGATGATCGGTGCGGTGGTGATCTTGGCCGACCCGATCTTCCAGGGTCTCGCGATCTCGCTGCTGTTCGGTCTGCTCAGCTCGACCCTGCTGACCGTGCTCGTGATCCCGGCGATCTACCGGATCTTCAAGACCTGA
- a CDS encoding ABC transporter substrate-binding protein — protein MLHIKPGLFAALALGLSATLAQAETKMPFALDWKFEGPSAPYFLAVDEGYYGEAGLDVEIAEGKGSLDAIPKVATGAYPVGFADINSLMKFLDQNPGAPVTAVMMVYDKPPFAVVGRKSLGVNEPKDLEGKVLGAPPPDGAWAQFPIFAKETGLDMDKIKVEPVGFPTREPMLAEGKVDAVTGFSFSSTLNLKRLGVGMDDQSILLMADYGVALYGNAIIVNTDYAKAHPEEITGFIKATAEGWKAAVADPGKAVDALLKRNPAADKDLETERLQMAIDANVLTDYVKENGMGGIDADRMATAIEQTKTVYEFQNTPDAALYFDSEYLPDAAELKID, from the coding sequence ATGCTGCACATCAAACCGGGGCTTTTCGCGGCGCTCGCGCTCGGCCTCTCGGCCACGCTGGCACAGGCCGAAACCAAGATGCCTTTCGCGCTGGACTGGAAATTCGAAGGCCCCTCGGCGCCCTATTTCCTCGCCGTGGACGAGGGCTATTATGGCGAGGCCGGGCTCGACGTCGAGATCGCAGAGGGCAAGGGCTCGCTCGACGCGATTCCGAAAGTGGCGACCGGCGCCTATCCGGTGGGCTTTGCCGATATCAACTCGCTGATGAAATTCCTCGACCAGAACCCCGGCGCACCCGTGACCGCGGTGATGATGGTCTACGACAAGCCGCCCTTCGCGGTGGTCGGCCGCAAGTCGCTGGGCGTGAACGAGCCGAAAGACCTCGAAGGCAAGGTGCTGGGCGCGCCGCCGCCGGATGGTGCCTGGGCACAATTCCCGATCTTCGCCAAGGAGACCGGCCTCGACATGGACAAGATCAAGGTCGAGCCCGTCGGCTTCCCCACGCGCGAGCCGATGCTGGCCGAGGGCAAGGTCGATGCGGTCACCGGCTTCTCCTTCTCCTCGACGCTCAACCTCAAGCGCCTCGGTGTCGGCATGGATGATCAATCGATCCTGCTGATGGCCGATTACGGCGTGGCGCTGTACGGCAACGCGATCATCGTGAACACCGATTACGCGAAAGCACATCCCGAAGAGATCACGGGCTTCATCAAAGCGACCGCCGAGGGCTGGAAAGCCGCCGTGGCCGATCCGGGCAAGGCGGTCGACGCGCTTCTCAAGCGCAACCCCGCCGCCGACAAGGATCTGGAGACCGAGCGCCTGCAGATGGCGATCGATGCCAACGTCCTGACCGATTACGTCAAGGAAAACGGCATGGGCGGGATCGACGCGGACCGCATGGCCACCGCGATCGAGCAGACGAAAACCGTCTACGAGTTCCAGAACACGCCTGACGCGGCGCTCTATTTCGACAGCGAATACCTGCCCGACGCGGCGGAGCTGAAGATCGACTGA
- a CDS encoding 5'-nucleotidase C-terminal domain-containing protein, whose product MGKLSDRDWPGQFSGQRVTLALRLLETTDLHGQARGYDYFNDRPAPRRGLAALASEIAQARSEAPNCLLFDCGDFLQGTPLTQLWSEPCKIAGCHDGENPMIAAMNALGYDAAALGNHEFDFGIGPLVQALEAAKFPTLCANLRASIGTPIRPWAMLERRLLDSHGMERTLRIAVIGVLPPPSLAWLETRPGAELSTSSLLEATEAQLQLIRASGADLVIALAHTGISPLPPGNEASQDPEHSAERAALAIARLDGVDVVLAGHDHHGFPDATRPAFVGIDPVLGTLHGKPALNAGARGTHLGVLDLVLEQTQDGWRLAAHRAELRPAQQETGPDSAAVLAASEPAHRRTLDHIRRPIGTTAEPLHSYFTQIAPDRTLALISAAKQRFARERLAGRPEADLPLLGAASSFKSGGAAGSAHFIDIHPGPLRMRHVDDIYLFNNTVGAVELNGAELRDWLEQAASIYNQQHPDGQLRMLCDLTFASYHFDVISGITYEIDLSQPPRFRPDGSLRPAAPGRIRDLRHEGARISNTDRFIVVSNDFRLSGGGGFKRRGRPVPIDPEPVLVRDLLLEEIDAQVGPLHLDAPPIWRFSPLPGARALYHTGPGAAAYLCELEQAGLRASSGPVDATGFLPLEILL is encoded by the coding sequence ATGGGGAAACTGTCTGACCGGGATTGGCCCGGCCAGTTTTCGGGTCAGCGCGTCACGCTCGCGCTGAGGCTTCTTGAGACGACCGATTTGCATGGTCAAGCTCGGGGCTACGATTACTTCAATGACCGCCCAGCCCCGCGCAGAGGCTTGGCGGCGCTGGCGTCGGAAATTGCGCAAGCGCGCAGCGAAGCCCCGAACTGCCTTCTGTTCGATTGCGGCGATTTTCTTCAGGGCACGCCGTTGACGCAGCTCTGGAGCGAGCCATGCAAGATCGCAGGCTGCCACGACGGCGAAAATCCGATGATCGCGGCGATGAACGCTCTGGGCTACGACGCGGCGGCGCTTGGCAATCATGAGTTCGATTTCGGGATCGGGCCGCTCGTTCAAGCGTTGGAAGCGGCGAAATTTCCCACGCTCTGCGCCAATCTGCGCGCCTCCATCGGCACGCCGATCCGCCCTTGGGCGATGCTCGAACGCCGCCTGCTCGACAGTCACGGCATGGAGCGGACCCTGCGCATCGCGGTGATCGGCGTGCTGCCGCCCCCCAGCCTCGCCTGGCTCGAGACCCGGCCCGGGGCCGAGCTTTCGACCTCTTCGCTCCTGGAGGCGACGGAGGCACAGCTGCAATTGATCCGCGCCTCGGGCGCCGATCTTGTGATCGCCCTCGCCCATACCGGGATTTCGCCCCTGCCGCCGGGCAACGAGGCATCGCAAGATCCCGAACACTCTGCCGAACGGGCGGCGCTTGCGATCGCGCGGCTCGACGGGGTCGACGTCGTGCTGGCCGGGCATGACCATCACGGATTTCCCGACGCCACACGGCCGGCCTTCGTGGGGATCGACCCCGTTCTCGGCACGCTTCACGGCAAGCCCGCGCTCAATGCGGGCGCGCGCGGCACACATCTCGGGGTGCTCGACCTCGTGCTGGAGCAGACGCAGGACGGCTGGAGACTCGCAGCGCATCGGGCGGAACTGCGCCCGGCGCAGCAAGAGACCGGGCCGGACAGCGCGGCGGTGCTTGCCGCCTCCGAGCCTGCCCATCGCCGCACGCTCGATCACATCCGCCGTCCCATCGGCACCACTGCGGAGCCGCTGCACAGCTATTTCACACAGATCGCGCCGGACCGGACGCTCGCGCTGATCAGCGCGGCGAAACAGCGCTTCGCCCGCGAACGGCTCGCCGGTCGCCCCGAGGCGGACCTGCCCCTCCTCGGGGCTGCGTCGAGCTTCAAATCGGGCGGCGCGGCGGGGTCGGCCCATTTCATCGACATCCACCCAGGCCCGCTGCGTATGAGACATGTCGACGATATCTACCTGTTCAACAATACGGTCGGCGCGGTGGAGCTGAACGGCGCGGAGCTGCGCGACTGGCTCGAGCAGGCGGCCTCGATCTACAACCAGCAGCATCCCGATGGGCAGTTGCGGATGCTCTGCGACCTCACCTTCGCGAGCTACCATTTCGACGTGATCTCGGGGATCACCTACGAGATCGACCTCTCTCAACCCCCGCGTTTCCGCCCCGATGGCAGCCTGCGACCCGCCGCGCCCGGTCGCATCCGCGACCTGCGCCATGAGGGCGCTCGGATCAGCAACACCGACCGCTTCATCGTCGTGAGCAATGATTTCCGCCTGTCGGGCGGCGGCGGCTTCAAGCGGCGGGGCCGTCCCGTTCCAATCGATCCGGAGCCGGTGCTGGTGCGCGATCTGTTGCTCGAAGAGATCGATGCGCAGGTGGGGCCGCTGCATCTCGACGCGCCACCGATCTGGCGGTTCTCTCCCTTGCCCGGCGCGCGTGCGCTCTACCATACGGGTCCCGGCGCCGCGGCCTATCTCTGCGAACTGGAACAGGCGGGGCTGCGCGCGTCTTCCGGACCGGTCGACGCGACCGGGTTTCTGCCCCTGGAGATTTTGCTCTGA
- a CDS encoding ABC transporter permease produces MDFKKILTPILSIIAFLAIWEFIVWANGWPNYVMASPSDLPAAYMRYWNLFLIDSWQTLWRTVAGLAISIVFGTFLGMVMGFSRTARDALYPLLVGFNAVPKATVVPVLALLFIGAHDFNTVLMAFMISFFPIAVSVGIGLSTLEPEYRDILGALGASKFTIFRKIALPKTLPEFFGALKVSVTLAFIGTNLVEIISPHGKGLGALFLSGQTNGDYPLMFAVLIALAFLGILLYYAVVALEKIFAGWAERQPG; encoded by the coding sequence ATGGACTTCAAGAAAATCCTCACCCCGATCCTGTCGATCATCGCCTTCCTCGCGATCTGGGAATTCATCGTCTGGGCGAATGGCTGGCCGAATTACGTCATGGCCTCGCCCTCGGACCTGCCCGCCGCCTATATGCGCTACTGGAACCTGTTCCTGATCGACAGCTGGCAGACGCTGTGGCGCACCGTGGCGGGGCTTGCGATCTCGATCGTGTTCGGGACGTTCCTCGGAATGGTGATGGGCTTTTCGCGCACCGCGCGCGATGCGCTCTATCCGCTGCTGGTGGGCTTCAACGCAGTGCCGAAAGCGACCGTGGTGCCGGTGCTGGCGCTGCTGTTCATCGGCGCGCATGACTTCAACACCGTACTGATGGCCTTCATGATCTCCTTCTTCCCGATCGCGGTGTCGGTGGGGATCGGCCTGTCCACGCTCGAGCCCGAATATCGCGATATCCTCGGCGCGCTCGGGGCCTCGAAATTCACCATCTTCCGCAAGATTGCCCTACCGAAAACGCTGCCCGAGTTCTTCGGCGCGCTGAAGGTCTCGGTGACGCTCGCCTTCATCGGCACCAACCTCGTCGAGATCATCTCGCCGCATGGTAAAGGCCTCGGCGCGCTGTTCCTGTCGGGCCAGACCAACGGGGATTACCCGCTGATGTTCGCGGTGCTGATCGCCTTGGCCTTCCTCGGGATCCTGCTCTACTACGCCGTCGTCGCGCTGGAGAAGATCTTCGCAGGCTGGGCGGAGAGGCAACCGGGCTGA